A window of Lepidochelys kempii isolate rLepKem1 chromosome 1, rLepKem1.hap2, whole genome shotgun sequence contains these coding sequences:
- the RPL8 gene encoding large ribosomal subunit protein uL2 — protein MGRVIRGQRKGAGSVFRAHVKHRKGPAKLRAIDFAERHGYIKGIVKDIIHDPGRGAPLAKVAFRDPYRFKKRTELFIAAEGIHTGQFVYCGKKAQLNIGNVLPVGTMPEGTIVCCLEEKPGDRGKLARASGNYATVISHNPETKKTRVKLPSGSKKVISSANRAVVGIVAGGGRIDKPILKAGRAYHKYKAKRNCWPRVRGVAMNPVEHPFGGGNHQHIGKPSTIRRDAPAGRKVGLIAARRTGRLRGTKTVQEKEN, from the exons ATGGGCCGCGTGATCAGGGGCCAGCGGAAGGGCGCCGGGTCTGTGTTCCGAGCCCACGTGAAGCACCGGAAGGGCCCCGCTAAGCTGAGGGCGATCGACTTCGCCGAGAGGCACGGCTACATCAAGGGCATCGTAAAG GATATCATTCATGATCCTGGCCGAGGTGCTCCCCTTGCCAAGGTTGCATTTCGTGATCCATACAGGTTTAAGAAAAGAACAGAGTTGTTCATTGCAGCTGAGGGTATTCATACTGGCCAATTTGTTTACTGCGGCAAGAAAG CTCAGCTTAACATCGGAAATGTCCTACCTGTTGGCACTatgccagaaggcaccattgtcTGTTGCCTTGAAGAAAAGCCTGGTGACCGTGGTAAATTGGCCCGTGCTTCTGGAAACTATGCCACAGTTATCTCCCACAATCCTGAAACTAAGAAAACCCGAGTGAAGCTGCCTTCTGGTTCCAAGAAGGTGATCTCTTCTGCAAACAGAGCTGTTGTTG gCATTGTTGCTGGTGGAGGTCGTATTGACAAGCCTATCCTAAAGGCAGGTCGTGCCTATCACAAATACAAGGCAAAGCGAAACTGCTGGCCACGTGTCCGTGGTGTGGCTATGAAT CCTGTAGAACATCCCTTTGGTGGTGGTAACCATCAACATATTGGTAAGCCTTCAACCATCAGGAGAGATGCTCCCGCTGGTCGCAAGGTCGGTCTCATTGCTGCCCGTCGTACTGGTAGACTGCGTGGAACCAAGACTGTGCAGGAGAAGGAGAACTAA